The Campylobacter sp. MIT 12-8780 genome contains the following window.
CAAAATATCCTATAGGAAAGCCTATTCTTATAAAAAGAGGTGGTGGAGCTTCGCATATACAAATAGGTGCTGATGAAGAGCCTCTTACATCAGGCATTGGTCCTTGTATTAATGGAACTGAAAACATATACAAAGGAAACATACAAGAATAGCAAATAGAAGTCATAGTATTTACCACTTGTGCTGGATTAGCTAGGCAAACAGACTCTGATTTGCTTGGAGTAAAAAACAAGAACGATCCTATCGTTAAAGCAAGAATGGGGTGTTTTATATTCATTGATGAGCCTTTGAGAGTGTGGTGTTTTGTTCCTTGCAAGAAAGGCAAATTTCACGCACTTCTATAACATTGCCTACTTGCTTGATAATGCTTGGTGTTTTTTGTATATTAAATCTATCACGAATTTGAGGCACAAGATAAAAAATAGCTTGCTTAAGCTCTTGATTTAAATCATAATAACTTCCATTTGAAAGAAGTAAGCGGTAAGCTATAGAATTGGCATAGCCACTTGTCTTAAACCATTCCACTTCAGCTTTATTTGTGCCATCAATAACAATCATTGCATAGTTTATTTTTACATAATCAGCTGGATTGAAACTATAACCTTTTTTATAGATTATCTTGCCATCAGCCCCTCTTATGTCTTCATTTAGCGTATAAGTTAGATTTGGATAAAATACCCTATCTTCTGTTGCAGGTTCAAGAGCTTTTAAATCTTTTGGCTTGTAATTTTTAACATTTTCAGCTCCTTTTTGATGTATTTCTCGTGCTTTTTGCTCGAAATTAGCTTTATTTTTGTTAATATGCTCATCAATAAGCTCTAAAATATCTTTTTCTGCAAAATCATAGCTTTGCCCAAGATTAAGCTCTATCCTTGATCCTGCTAAAGTTAAATTACAAAGTAGCAAGCTTATGTAAATACTCCTTTTCATTTATCCCCCTCTAAAATTGCATTTTCAAACAAAAATATGGTATTGTTGACAATGTCATCTTTATTGCTTAATCCAGCTCTTATCCTTTTCCAAATCGCTTCACCCTTTGAATTTTTATAAATAAAAAAATTTTCAGGCGTTGTCTCAAGCTTAAAAGTTTCAATTAAATCTTTTCGTATATCTACATCTATGTATTCAACAGTGACACCGTATTGTCTTTTAATGGTATCATAGACATCTTTTTGTTTGATATTAGTGCTTTCGTTAAATTTGCTCATAAAAACCACAAAAGCAAGGTCGTCTTTATGGCTTTTAAAGAATTGCTCTATCTTTTTATCTCTTTGTATCAAAGCATCGTTACGCCCAAATTTATCACTTGCTAGTTCAGGGAATTCCAAGTTTGGATTTTCTAGCAGATTAACTTGCCATATCATTGCAAATTTTTCAGATTGCTCTAATTGCCACTTATTCATCTTTTGTAAAATAGCAACATTTTCTTTTGTGGGTTTCATTGTGGCTATCTTTCTAGCTTTTTCAAAGGTTTGAGTAAATTCTTCGGCTGTAAGATTCTCTAAGGAATTAAGTGGTATAGAAGACATAAATACTTCATCTTGTTTATCGATTTCTTTTTTTCTTTCTTCAAGATTTATGCTTTTATTGATGTCATCTTTTTCAAAATAATGCCAGCCTCTTTTACTAGTAGAAAAAAAATCATTCTTTCCTATATTAAAATACTCATTTGCGTAGCATAAAGAACTTATTAATGCAATACTCATATATTTTTTATACAAAGCATTATCCTTATTTATAATCTCAATATAATTATATCAAAAAAATATTATTATTAGGAATATAATATTTATAAAAATATTGATTTTTTATTAATAAAAATTATAGTAAATAATTAATTATTTTTAGAAAATTTATTCTTATTTTTTAATTTAATTAAATTAAAAAATAAGTCATTTTATCTTGTGTTATTTTAAATAAAATGGTGATCTATTTTTAAGCCTATTAACTATTTATAATTAAAATTGCACTTAAATTTAAAGTATTAATTAAAATAATTTGTTTTATTTAGAATTTTTGTAGAGGTAGTTAAGCCCTAAAAGTTTTTTATATTTTTTAAAATCTTAATTATGCTTTAATAAATAAAAAATACCTGAGTTTCATAATAAAATACCGCTATTTGCTTTCATTGCATATTCAGTATGAATAATATTATTTTCATACTACGATATACTTTCAAAAGCTTAATTTTAGATAGTTTAAATTTTCATTATAAACTCAGTATGAATATATCTATTTTCATACCTTATATATTTTTCAAAGTTCTATTTTTACATATTTTTAAAAAACATTGTGTATTCAGTATGAATATTGACATTTTCATACCATAAATTTTGTAAAATACCAGAAAATAGCTTTGCTGATTTTTGCAATTAGAAAGGGCTAAAATCTTTTCGTTGCAAGTAACATTACTTCGTAATATTAGATACCTATTTTCATACCATAAATCTCAATTAGCAACCGTCTTTTTCTCCCTCCTTTTTCCCCTCATTCTAACACCCTTGCTTTACTCTCATAAAACAATTTATTTAATACGCAACACCCCTCTCATTTTTTACCTATTTTTCTACCTCATTCATACTCAATCACACACACAAACCCTTTCAATATAATTCACAGCTCTTTATATGTTTCATATATCCCTGCTTTTAATCTAGCCTTGCATATCACACTCATTTTTTACCTCATTTTTACCCTTATTCTCTGCCTCATTCTTGAACTCATATACTCAAAAAGCACACAATATAGTCAAATAAAATGCTTTTTAAACAAAGATTGTAAAATAAATATCAATACACAAGAATTGCAAATTCATACCACAAACACCACACAATTTGCCAAGATGATGTTATAATGCAATCACAAAAATAATGGAGTAGAAGCTATGCAAGAAACACAAAATAAACAACCAAGTCGCCTTGAGAAAATTATACATACTTGGCTCATCAAAGCCTTTCAATACCAGCTTGCAAATCCCAATGATAAAAGAAAGATGAATAGAGAAAAAGTGTGTTTAAATTTTATTATATCAATTTTTAGCCCTCAAACTCAACCTAATCCACAGCTTATTGGAGCAAGTAAAAATCTCTACAAAAGACTTAAAAATACTATACGAGAAAAGCTTAAAAGAGTTTCAAAAACACCAAAACTTCAAACTCTTAAAGAAAAATATCCAAAATTAGAAATAGAGCGAGCCTACAAATACGCTGTCTTAAGCAATAAATTTGCTTTAACAAATGAAGACATAGAAACTTTTGAGAAAATTATTGAAATTCTTGCTTTAAATGTCTCTAAAAACAAAAAAGATAAATAAAACATATCCCATTGCCTCTTAAACAAAGTTTTTTGATTTAAGAGGCATTTTTGGCTCTGTATAGCACTCATAAATGCAATAAGATACCTCACAAAGCAAAAATCTCAAAAAAGCTAGTCTTTTTTAATTAGCTTAAACTTTGCTGTGTTTTTGAGCGTTTGTAGCGACATTCTATGGATTTTCTTTTTTAGGTTAGAGCATAAGGTTTCTTTTATCCAAAGATAATCCTCATTATAACATAGGTATTATAGCATATTAAGCCTAATAAGTTACTTAAAATAGTGAATATATAGGGTTTTTATTACTTTTTTTAAAAAAACATAAGTTTATTTTTCCGTAGTTTTTACTGAAATCAAAAATAACTTAGAACAGCCTTGTGTCTCAGATTAAATTGTTTTTTCTTTTTATCCCATAAAATTAATTAGAGTTGTATATTTCCCTACAAATGAGTTGTTTGTAAGATATTAAAAGTTCTTTTGAAAGACTTTTTTAAAGTTATCTTAAGCAACATTTATGGCATAAAGCTTTGTTTTGATTTAAAAAGTTCCTTTAAAGTTCTTTAAAAATCACATTAAATTCCTTTTTAAACAAACTTTTGCCTATCTTTTTTAGTTTAAAACGATGAGATAACTCAAAGGAATATTTTTTATTTTTTTATGCTGTATTGGAATATATATTTAAGCAAAAAGTAGATTAATTATTCATAATTTTATCAAATGTTAAGTAAAAATATATTACTATTATGAATAATTTTTAAGTGTGATTATTGATTATAATTTGAATAAAAGGAATAAAAATGCAAAGTGTAGGTTTAAAAAGCAAAAAAGATTTAGAACGCATTGCTATGCTGATCTCCGCGAAAAGACAAAGACCACTTGAAGAAACAAAGTCTTGGCTTGATAATTTTGGAGGATTTCTTCATATAGAAGATTTAGAAAGACTTTGTGAGTGTATAGGTTATAAAAATGTTTTCTTTGCAAGAGAAGAATTACAAGCCATTAAAGATACCAATAGTATAAATGATTGTTTTGGTATTAGTCAAATAGCCATAAAACTTAAAGAACCCAAGTTTTTAAATGAAATAAAAGCTTTTATTCCTATTGATGAAAAAAGCTTGTTAAATAAAACTCCGCCAAATAGGGTGCAAGCTAGGGTAAAAATTAAAGTAGTTAAGGGCAAGATATATACAATTTCTTATTATCCCAATTATCAAAATTTTAAGGAGGTTTGATGGAGACAGTAAGTTGTGGAGCAATAAATCCTATCTTTAATCCAAATCAAAGTTTAAGAAGAGAGAGCTTTGAGGATTGTATTGCTTCTTTTAAAAATTACAATAAAGAAAAGGCTAGAAAAGAGAAATTGAAGCAACAAGGGTTTAAAACGAAGAGAAATAAATACAAAAACATTAATTTTTTAAAGGAGAATGTATGACAGCACAAAACATAGCCATAGATATAGGATATGGTGATACAAAGGTAATGTTTGATGGTAAATGCTTTAAATTTCCATCAGCTATAGAACAAGTTCGCCAAGCTCAAGTGAGTTTAGGTGGTAATGAAAACGATGTGTATAGTCTCAATGGTTCAAAATTTAAAGTAGGGCAAAAAGCTACAAGAAATGCTATTGCCACAAGAGGTTTTGGTTTTTTGCAAAAATATTCGCCTTTGCTCATAAGGCACGCTTTTGCTTTGGCTGGTATTGATATAAATAAGCCCATATCACTTGCTACAGGACTTTCTCTTTTAAATTACCAAGAAGCACAAAGCTTTTTAGCTGGGATTACAAATTTTATTGTCGATGATAAGGTATTTGAGCTTGATGTTTCTTTATTTGCTCAAGGGCAAGGCATATTTATAGAATGTCCTTGCCAAAAAGACAATAAGCTCGTTTGTATCATTGATATAGGCTATAACACGCTTGATTTCTTAGCCTTTGAGGATAACGAGCCAAGAAGCGATTTGTGTTTTGCTAATCAAGGAGGAGCAAATAAGATCATCGTAGATTTACAAAAACTCTTAACCAAAGAATATAAGATAGATTTTAGCGAACAGCAGGCTAAAAAGATATTTATGAGCAAAGAAGTGCAAATTTCAGGACAAATCATAGATTTTAGCGACACAATCAATGCAATGACTATGCAGTATGCTGATTTTGTGATGGACGAGTTTTACAACAAGATAGGAGATACTATTAAACTTGCTGATAGTGTTGTTATTTCAGGTGGTGGAGCATATTTTTTAGATAAAGAATATATGCAAAAAGAATATCCTCATATCTTTTTTACACAAATCCCTTATGAATTTTCTAATGTTAGGGGTTATTATAGAGGTGCTTTTGAAAGCGATAATGAATTGAAACATAAGGAGTAAAACAATAAATATGAACTATTGCAAGTATGAAAACACCTTTAATGACATTGAAAGGCTAGAGATAGCAGATAGAGTAGAAGCTTATGAGCTTATAGATAAGTTAAGTCCTAGAGAAGCTAGATTTTGTGCTTATGTTATAGAGCTATGCAAGAAAATTGCAGATAACTACAGCGATGAGGATATTAAGGCTTTAAAAAATAAAGAAAAGGAACAATAATGATTGATTCGGAATTAATCTATTCTTATTCAAGAAAACAAGCTATAGAAGATGGTGTTTTAGTTGATGTGAGCGAGATGGCAAAAGAAGCTGGGTTTAAATACCCTGTAGCTATTACTAGCTCTCTTTATGCCTTGCTTAATGAAAATAAGCCTAAGACGGAGGATTTTGAGGGGAGATTATGGGACATATTAAATATTTTACACCTTGAAATTGCACGCACTAAAGATTTGAAAATTGATAGGATTGATTTTTCGGTCCATATTAATACTTTAAACACTAAAGAAAGCAATATTCACAAACTTAAATGTATTTGTGGTGCAGGGGATAACGCAGAACCTGTTCTTACAATTATGTTTATCAACGAGGATTGATTTGATAGTCAAATTAAAAAGGAGTAACAAATGAATTATAAAAATTATAAACTCACAAAAGAGTATCAATGGCGAGAAGAGAGTTTAAAAATGATTATGTTGCATAGTTCTATCCATAGAGAACACAAGCATTATGAAGCTTATCTTGATGAGTATATTTTACAAAATAGATTAATGGATTATTTCTGCAACTATTTAAAATTGCCTCAAGAAGCAATTGAAATGATTTCTCTATATAGAAATGGTTATGGAGGTTTAAGAGTATGTGATGAAGCCATTAGATGCAATAGCTTTTCTAATGAGGCTTATAAACTTCAAGTTAAGTGTTTCTTAGAACTTGTATTTAATGGTGTTTCTAATATATTCTTAGCTGGAATATATACTAGAAAAGAAATTGAGAAGTTAATTAAACTTACAGGTGCTGAAATAGAAAATATGAAAGAAAAATTAGATGATTTCGAAAAATCTAGTAAGGAATATATAAAAGCAGGGGAAAAACTTAGAAATGATAAAGAGTTTATAGAAACCTTTTTAGAAAATGAGCAAGAATACCTTAAAAAACTAGATGAAGAAATGTCAAAAGGATAAAAGGATTATGTTACTCAAGAAGCAGACGCTAAAAGTTTTAAACTAGGACTTTGGGCTGATGGTAATGTTATAAAACCGAGTGAATTTAGAAAAAGTAAAACAAAAGAGTAAAAACAATGGATAAAGAAAGCATATCACTTACTATGAATATTTTTATTTACTTTATTGCTGGTGGGGGTATTTTGCTGTGGTTGCTTTTTTTATTGAATGCATTCATTACAAAAAATTTTAATATTCTTGAATTTCTTGAATTTGAAGCAGAAATCTTTACAAAGCCAAATATAAAGGAGAAAACTATGGATAAAACTATCCAAAAGACAAAACAACATAACACCGCAGTGGAAATAGTTCCAAAATTTAAAAAAAGGGTTGTGGAAGATATTGTAAATACTTGCAATGACTATATCAACAATTTTACCTCTGATAAGGCAGAATTAGCCTTAGAAGAGCTTAAAAAAGTAAGTCTTGAACTTGATGGGAAGAAAAGAAAGAAAAATTCGATTTTTAGCTGGTTTGTTTCTAAATATGAAGATACAAAAATAAATTACCAAAAAACTACAGACATAGTCAAAAATTTGGATTTGAAACTCGAACAAGAAGTGATAAATTTAGAAAAAGATATAGTTACTTTTCAAATATTGCAAAAAAGTCTTGAAGAGCATATTATCCAAAGGAAAGACTATGCCAAACAACTAAAAGCTAAAAAAGCTAATAATACAAATGATGAATTTTTGCAAAAAAGAAGCTTATATGATAACAACCAAGCAATTATAGCAAGCGAACAAGCAAGAGTTACCTTAGAAGCTATATGCAGAAATAATAAAGAGATCATCTTAAATATTACTAGGGTAAGAGAAAATACCTTACAAGTTTTATGCAATCAACTTTTAGCTGATAGCATACTTAAAAAACAGGAATTAATTTTAAATGCTACAAGAACCATTACCGAATCAACTAATGGTTTGCTAAAAGATACAGCCAAAGAGCTTGCTAATAAAACTATAGCCATTCAAAAAGAAGCAACTTCAGGAATACTAAATGATGATACTTTAAGAGACTCGTTAAAACAATGCTATTTTGCTTTAGATGAAATTAAAAATTTCAAAAAGGATAGCATACCAAAGATTGAAAGCAAAATTAAAGAAACTGTAAGTATTTTAAACATCATTCCTAAGGAGGTAAAATATGTCTGCAGTGAAGTCAAATGAATCTTATACCCAAAAAGAAAGTAATAATTCATCAGAAAATTCTTTACTTGAATATAGGGGAGATTTTATAAATCTTATTGATGAGTTATTAGATAAAGATGATGAGGAATTAAAAAATCTTTCTTTAATTTACACTAAAGAAAAGCTTGAGCAGATGAAAGATAAAGAGCTTGAAAGTCTTAAACTAATGACTAAAAACAAATCAAGGGGTATAAAATGAATAGTTTTGTAAGCTTGCTTGAATTCATAAATACCATAAATAATGAATATCAGTTTTTATTTATAATTCTTGGTATTTTCATACTCGCTACAACAATGTTTCTTGTTTCAACGGGTAATATAAATATAAGTGCTGCTTTCTTTGCAATACCCTTAACATTCCTTCTTACTAAATATGGACTAT
Protein-coding sequences here:
- a CDS encoding chromosome segregation protein ParM: MKRSIYISLLLCNLTLAGSRIELNLGQSYDFAEKDILELIDEHINKNKANFEQKAREIHQKGAENVKNYKPKDLKALEPATEDRVFYPNLTYTLNEDIRGADGKIIYKKGYSFNPADYVKINYAMIVIDGTNKAEVEWFKTSGYANSIAYRLLLSNGSYYDLNQELKQAIFYLVPQIRDRFNIQKTPSIIKQVGNVIEVREICLSCKEQNTTLSKAHQ
- the traF gene encoding conjugal transfer protein TraF, whose translation is MYKKYMSIALISSLCYANEYFNIGKNDFFSTSKRGWHYFEKDDINKSINLEERKKEIDKQDEVFMSSIPLNSLENLTAEEFTQTFEKARKIATMKPTKENVAILQKMNKWQLEQSEKFAMIWQVNLLENPNLEFPELASDKFGRNDALIQRDKKIEQFFKSHKDDLAFVVFMSKFNESTNIKQKDVYDTIKRQYGVTVEYIDVDIRKDLIETFKLETTPENFFIYKNSKGEAIWKRIRAGLSNKDDIVNNTIFLFENAILEGDK
- a CDS encoding ParM/StbA family protein, coding for MTAQNIAIDIGYGDTKVMFDGKCFKFPSAIEQVRQAQVSLGGNENDVYSLNGSKFKVGQKATRNAIATRGFGFLQKYSPLLIRHAFALAGIDINKPISLATGLSLLNYQEAQSFLAGITNFIVDDKVFELDVSLFAQGQGIFIECPCQKDNKLVCIIDIGYNTLDFLAFEDNEPRSDLCFANQGGANKIIVDLQKLLTKEYKIDFSEQQAKKIFMSKEVQISGQIIDFSDTINAMTMQYADFVMDEFYNKIGDTIKLADSVVISGGGAYFLDKEYMQKEYPHIFFTQIPYEFSNVRGYYRGAFESDNELKHKE
- a CDS encoding DUF6573 family protein, whose product is MIDSELIYSYSRKQAIEDGVLVDVSEMAKEAGFKYPVAITSSLYALLNENKPKTEDFEGRLWDILNILHLEIARTKDLKIDRIDFSVHINTLNTKESNIHKLKCICGAGDNAEPVLTIMFINED
- a CDS encoding toxic anion resistance protein translates to MDKESISLTMNIFIYFIAGGGILLWLLFLLNAFITKNFNILEFLEFEAEIFTKPNIKEKTMDKTIQKTKQHNTAVEIVPKFKKRVVEDIVNTCNDYINNFTSDKAELALEELKKVSLELDGKKRKKNSIFSWFVSKYEDTKINYQKTTDIVKNLDLKLEQEVINLEKDIVTFQILQKSLEEHIIQRKDYAKQLKAKKANNTNDEFLQKRSLYDNNQAIIASEQARVTLEAICRNNKEIILNITRVRENTLQVLCNQLLADSILKKQELILNATRTITESTNGLLKDTAKELANKTIAIQKEATSGILNDDTLRDSLKQCYFALDEIKNFKKDSIPKIESKIKETVSILNIIPKEVKYVCSEVK